The proteins below are encoded in one region of Ferruginibacter lapsinanis:
- the atpH gene encoding ATP synthase F1 subunit delta: protein MNNPRLAGRYAKSLIDLATEQNQVDAICADMKFLQRICKSNPDFVAVLRSPIIKPETKGKIIESVLSTQVSKLTSAFITLLVRKGREINLPEIVNAFVEQFNKLRNIHRVKITTAVPISDELQNAIVAKVKSSTSLQNIELETAVKDELIGGFVLEMEGNLVDASIQRDLKDIKKQFMDNQYIHKLR, encoded by the coding sequence ATGAATAATCCACGTTTAGCAGGCAGATATGCAAAGAGTTTGATTGATTTAGCTACAGAGCAAAATCAAGTGGATGCTATTTGTGCAGATATGAAATTCTTACAGAGAATCTGCAAAAGCAACCCCGATTTTGTAGCAGTATTGCGTAGCCCGATCATTAAACCGGAAACTAAAGGAAAAATAATTGAATCAGTTTTAAGTACTCAGGTAAGTAAACTTACATCTGCTTTTATTACTTTATTGGTTCGTAAAGGGAGAGAAATTAATCTTCCTGAAATTGTAAATGCTTTTGTTGAACAGTTTAACAAGCTTAGAAACATTCATCGTGTAAAGATCACTACTGCAGTACCAATAAGCGATGAATTGCAAAATGCAATTGTTGCAAAGGTTAAATCATCTACATCTTTACAAAACATCGAATTAGAAACAGCAGTAAAAGATGAACTGATTGGTGGTTTTGTGTTGGAAATGGAAGGTAATCTGGTTGACGCAAGTATTCAAAGAGACCTTAAAGACATTAAAAAACAATTTATGGATAATCAATACATCCATAAACTTAGATAA